The Carnobacterium divergens nucleotide sequence TTCTACAATTGTCTTTGCCAATACTATGATCGCTATCAAGTCCCATTACTAATTGCTGAAAATGGTTTTGGAATGTATGACAAGGTAGAAACGAATGATGAAATCAATGATGATTATCGGATTGCCTATTTGCGAGCGCATTTGATTGAATTAAAAGAAGCGATTAAAGATGGTGTTGAAATCATTGCATATTGCGCATGGGGACCGATTGACATTGTAAGTTGTTCATCAGCTGAGATGGAGAAGCGTTATGGATTTATCTATGTGGATATTGATAATTTAGGAAAAGGAACAGGCAAGCGTTTGAAAAAGAAAAGTTTTAATTGGTATCAACAAGTAATTGCGACAAATGGCAATTCCCTTTAAGAAAAGTTAGATAGGAAGCTGTCGGACGTGATAACTTCCTATCGATTTATGTAAGGAGGAGATTCTACTGAATAAGAAGATTTCTGAAGAAAACTTAACTTACTATTTATTAAGTCGAAATAGCTGGACGAAGGCATCTGTTATTGCAAATTATTTTCAAGTGACAGAACGAACTGTTCGAAATAAGGTGATGTTAGTCAACAAAGCAGTTGAAAAACCAATAATTGTCTCAAGTAAAGACGGTTATTTGATCGATACGACTCGCTATTATCGGTCTACTAAAGAAACAAAAGCGAAAGAACATTTTCCAGAAACGGTTAAAGAGCGTCAGTCTTTTTTGATGCGAGCCTTATTAACATCGGCAAAAGCACCACTCAATCTTTATGATTTAGCTGAAGAATTGAGTGTTTCAGAAGTAACAATTAAAAGAGATTTGAAGAATATTAAGACGTATTTTTATAATTTTGAGATTGAACTTTATTCAAGAGAAGATAACTATCGGCTGAAAGGAAATGAACTTCAAAAACGAAAGGCAATGACGTACTTACTTTATGAAGAGTCTAAAAAGACCGTCAATCAAGAACAGTTGATTCAAGAGATTTTAGGAGATATTGATTTTAATGATGTGAAAAAAATCGTTGTGGGTACGCTAGAGAGTTATGATTATGTGGTGAATCATTATTCTTTAGCGACTATTTATTTACATTTTGCAGTTGCATTGCAGAGGATTAAAGAAAATAAAAAAATTGAGCCGATCAAAGTTGATAAAGAAATTAAAACCTTAATTGAATATACACTAACTAAAGAAATAACCAGGAAAATTCAAGCAACATTTCAAATTGATTTTTCTGATGCTGAAATTTATCATTTGTCGTTACTGTTTGTTGGCAACACGACATTGGCTAATTATCAGACAATGAGCGTAGAGTTGTTGCAAGAATATATTGGTGTTCAAACAGTTGCAGTTGTTAAAGAGGTACTAGCTGATATTGGGGAAATGTATTATATTCACCTAAGTGATGCCGAATTTACAACAAAGTTTATGATTCATGTTCGAAATCTAATTGATCGATCGACCTTAAGCAAATTATCAAAGAATCCATTGCGAGATGATTTGAAACGCAGCTACCCATTGATTTATGACATCTCAGTATCAATTGCAAGTGAGCTGGAGAAGCGATTGGAAATCCAAGTGAATGAAGATGAAATTGCGTATATTGCGCTACACTTAGGTTCTTATTTAGAATCAATTCCAGATGAGAGGGCTGATATTACGTGTATTGTCGTATGCCCAAAGTATTATGATATTCATCAAGGAATCTTGGAGAAAATCAAAGAACATTTTTCAAAAGAGTTGTTAATCCAAGAAATAGTAACAGATATGAGTTCGAATTGGCAAGTGTTACAGCCTGATTTGGTCATATCGACAATATTAATTTCTGATGAAGGAGAGGGGCATGTCGTGTATGTACATCCCTTTCTAACGAAAAAAGATTTAAGTCATATTACTGAAAAAATTCAGGAAATACACCAAGAGCGTGAGCGTAAAGCGATGGAAGGATATATCCAAAAATTTTTTCAGGCGGAATTATTTTCAACTAAAAAGGATTTTAAAACAAAGGAGGAGGTAATTCGATTTATGACGCAACAATTGTATCATTTTAACTATGTATCACAAGATTTTACAGAAAAGGTATTGGCTAGAGAAGCCCTATCATCGACAGCTTTTAGTGAAGGCGTTGCGGTTCCTCACGCGTTAAAAATGAATGCGTTTAAAACAGGAGTTGCGGTAACGGTGCTAGCGCATCCCATTGATTGGAATGGTACAAAGGTTTCAATAGTGGCTATTTTCGCTGTAAATAAAGACAATCGACCTATTTTTAGTCCGTTATTTGAAAAATTTATTCAAGTGCTTTCAGAAGATGATAACATTCAACAGCTAAAAGAGGTTAAACTTTATTCTGAATTCACCAAAAAGTTGTTGCAATTAATGGATTCTAAAAAGATAGTCTAAATTAAAAGATCAACAGTATCTACAGAAATTTTCTTTAGGTACTGTTGATCTTTTTAAGTAATTCGTTCAATAAAATCTGTACCTGTTTCCTTAGCATACTCAGTCATTACGTTCGTCCAAGCCTCACCTGTTGGATCGCCTGTTTGTTGGAAGATGGTTTTCATTTTTTCTTTTTGAGCCTCACTTATTTGAGCGTCGATGTTCTTTCCTTGCGCGGTTAAATAAATGCGCTTACTCCGTTTATCGGCTTCATTAGGCTTCGTTACAAGCCACTCTTTTTGTAAAAGTTCTTGCATAGGCTTGTTTAATGCCTGTTTTGAAATATCTAATACAGTCAACAATTCATTGACTGTTAAACCAGGCATCCGAGCTACAAAAAATAGAATGCGACGGTGAACTTTACTAATGCCATAGTTTTCTACTAGATCATCTGCCGTTTTGCTAAAAGCGCGATACGCAAAATAAAACAAAGCAAGATTTTTATCAAAGTTAATTGATTCTTGGTCCATCAAAAGCCTCCTTTACTTTATTCATTGTGGTTAGTATACCATAAGTTGCTCAGTTCATTTCAAAAACAATACATAAAAAATAACAGGTATTGGATTATAGGTCAATATAGTTGACTTATAATCTGTTGGAGAATATACTACAAGAGTAGAAATAAGAAGAGGATTTTTAGGAGGCAATAAGATGTACACAGTTGGAGATTATTTGTTAGAACGATTAAGCGAGTTAGGAATCAAAGAAATATTTGGTGTTCCTGGAGATTATAATTTAAAATTTTTAGATCATATTGTAGAGCATCCTAACTTAAAATGGATTGGAAATGCAAATGAATTAAATGCAGCCTATGCAGCAGATGGCTATGCACGAACTAAGGGCGTATCCGCACTGGTGACCACTTTTGGTGTGGGAGAATTAAGCGCGATTAATGGGATTGCAGGTAGCTATGCTGAAAAAGTTCCAGTGATTCAAATCGTTGGATCGCCAACAATGGCTGTTCAAAATGCGCACAAATTAGTCCATCATACATTAGGCGATGGAAAATTTGATCATTTTGAAAATATGCACGAGTCGGTAACAGAAGCAATTGGGAGCTTAACAAAAGAAAATGCTGCTACTGAAATTGATCGTGTATTGAGAGCGGCAGTTTTAAAACGACGTCCTGTTTACTTGAACTTACCTATTGATGTTGCCGAAATGGTGGTTGAAAAACCTAGTGAACCGCTATTACCAAAACAAGCAAGCCTCTCAGCAAGAGAAGTTGAGTTAGTACATGAATTAGAAAAAGTCTTACAACAAGCTAAAAGTCCAGTAGTATTAGCAGGGAATGAACTTGCAAGTTTCCATTTAGAAACCTATTTAGCTGATTTTATTCATAAGTTCCATTTGCCAATCACAACCTTGCCTTTTGGAAAAGGGGTTTTTAATGAAGAAGATGAGCATTATTTAGGTGTTTATGCAGGAAGCCCGACAGAAGAAGGATTGAGAAAACGAGTGGATACGGCTGATTTAGTAGTAGCGTTAGGGGCTAAGTTAACTGATTCCGCCACTTCAGGCTTTAGCTATGATTTTTCTGAAAAGCAATTGTTTTCTTTAGCGAGTGATGAAGTAATTGTTAAAGAAGAACATTTAGAAGGCATCCATTTACCAGCTATAATGAAAGCTTTAAGGTCTATTGATTATCAAGGATATCAAGGTGACATTCAACCAATGGCTCGTTTGAAATCCATTAAACCGACGAATCAATTGTTAACACAACGCCATTTTTGGGAAGCCATTGAAGGCTTTTTAGAAAAAGGAGATACAGCAGTAGCAGAACAAGGAACCTCATTTTTTGGTCTATCAACGGTGCCACTAAAATCAGAAATGAGCTTTATTGGACAACCCTTATGGGGCTCAATTGGCTACACCTTTCCAGCGATGCTAGGAAGTCAGCTAGCAAATCCAAGTAGTCGTCATTTGCTATTTATTGGGGATGGTTCCTTGCAATTAACAATCCAAGAGTTAGGAATGGCACTAAGAGAAAAATTAACACCTATCGTTTTTGTGATTAATAATAATGGCTACACTGTGGAACGTGAAATTCACGGACCAAATGAACTTTACAACGATATTCCCATGTGGGACTATCAAAAATTACCGCTGGTCTTTGGTGGCAGTCAGCAAACGGTCACAACCTATAAAGTAACAACAGAAGTTGAGTTAGCTAATGCACTAAAAGCAGCACGATTAGACAATAATCGATTGCAGTGGATTGAAGTAGTGATGGATCAAACCGATGCTCCAGAGTTGCTTATGAAATTAGGGAAAATCTTTGCAAAACAAAATTCTTAATGAATAAAAGAAAAAGGACAGAAGCTCATTCTGTTCTTTTTTACTGTATGTATAGTAAAATAAATGAAGAAGATAAAAAGGGGGAATAAAGGTGAGTATTGCCAGCAGACAAGCGCTTTTAATTGCGGAGGGAAAAAAATTAGCAGGAGCAAAGGTTGCCTTAAAGGAAGAATGGGGTTCAATGGCCTTTACCGTTGGAGATAAATTATTTGCATTGATGGGTGAAAATAAAGATGGAAAAGAAATTATTACGATTAAAGGCTTGCCAGAAGATAATGAAAGAATTCGCGAGGATTATCAATCGGTTACATATGGGTACTATATGAATAAAACCCATTGGATTTCGATTGATTTAGCAACAACTGAGTTGGAAGATGGACATCTTTTAGAGCTTTTAAAAAAGTCTTATCGTCTGATAGTAGAAAAGTTACCAAAAAAAATTCAGCAAGAACTTCAAGACACTACGAACGTCAATTAACTAAAATGTCATCCGTTCTTAGTAGTTCCCAAAAAATAAAAACGCCACCCAAGAGTCTCTTTTTCTTGAGTGGCGTTTTACTGTGTGTAACTGTTAAAAGTATTTTTTGATAGAATCAATGTCTTTGTATTTTGTTAAAGCGACCATTAACTTAATTCGAGCTTTAGGTCCGTTCAAGCCATTTGTGAAAATGACCCCCATTTCTTTCAATCGTTTTCCACCACCAGCATAATCATACACGTCTTGAGCGACACCGTTAAAGCAACGGGAAACTAAAACGACTGGAATGCCACGATTTAATAGGGTTTCTAACGCAGGTAGAGTATGAGGAGGAAGATTTCCTGCCCCTAACGCTTCAATCACTAAGCCATCTGTTGAGGGATTATCAAGAGCTTGTAACAAACTACCATCCATTCCAGCATAGGCTTTTAATAAATAGACGTTTTGACTGATTGCATTTACTTCAAATTTTTCCTCTGCAATCAATTCTTGGAAGAATAAAACTTTGTTCTTGGCAATCAAGCCGATTGGGCCAAATGTAGGCGTTCTAAAGGTTGCTACATTGGTTGTATGAGTCTTAGTAACGTAGCGAGCCGTATGAATTTCATCATTCATTACGACTAAAACACCCTTGTCTTTGGCTTCTTCACATGTTGCAACCCATACGGCACTTTGAAAATTATACAAACCATCTGAACCGATTTCATTACTAGAACGCATGGCACCAGTTACAACAATTGGAATGTTGTGATCCAATGTAATGTCTAAAAAATAAGCTGTTTCTTCTAGTGTATCCGTTCCATGAGTCACGATTACCCCATCAATGCCTTCATGGGTGATTGCTTTTTCAATGCGGTTTTTTAAAATCAGCATTTCAACAGGCGTCATATGAGGAGAAGGTAGTTGGAAGAGATCTTCTACAACTAAATGTGCCAAATTTTCAAATAAATGCCCTTGATTTAATAAAGGGTTTTCTGAACTAGGAGCTACTTTTCCAGTAGTTTGATCTTCACTCATGGCAATGGTCCCACCAGTGTGTAATACTA carries:
- a CDS encoding BglG family transcription antiterminator; this encodes MTERTVRNKVMLVNKAVEKPIIVSSKDGYLIDTTRYYRSTKETKAKEHFPETVKERQSFLMRALLTSAKAPLNLYDLAEELSVSEVTIKRDLKNIKTYFYNFEIELYSREDNYRLKGNELQKRKAMTYLLYEESKKTVNQEQLIQEILGDIDFNDVKKIVVGTLESYDYVVNHYSLATIYLHFAVALQRIKENKKIEPIKVDKEIKTLIEYTLTKEITRKIQATFQIDFSDAEIYHLSLLFVGNTTLANYQTMSVELLQEYIGVQTVAVVKEVLADIGEMYYIHLSDAEFTTKFMIHVRNLIDRSTLSKLSKNPLRDDLKRSYPLIYDISVSIASELEKRLEIQVNEDEIAYIALHLGSYLESIPDERADITCIVVCPKYYDIHQGILEKIKEHFSKELLIQEIVTDMSSNWQVLQPDLVISTILISDEGEGHVVYVHPFLTKKDLSHITEKIQEIHQERERKAMEGYIQKFFQAELFSTKKDFKTKEEVIRFMTQQLYHFNYVSQDFTEKVLAREALSSTAFSEGVAVPHALKMNAFKTGVAVTVLAHPIDWNGTKVSIVAIFAVNKDNRPIFSPLFEKFIQVLSEDDNIQQLKEVKLYSEFTKKLLQLMDSKKIV
- a CDS encoding MarR family winged helix-turn-helix transcriptional regulator, which codes for MDQESINFDKNLALFYFAYRAFSKTADDLVENYGISKVHRRILFFVARMPGLTVNELLTVLDISKQALNKPMQELLQKEWLVTKPNEADKRSKRIYLTAQGKNIDAQISEAQKEKMKTIFQQTGDPTGEAWTNVMTEYAKETGTDFIERIT
- a CDS encoding alpha-keto acid decarboxylase family protein, with amino-acid sequence MYTVGDYLLERLSELGIKEIFGVPGDYNLKFLDHIVEHPNLKWIGNANELNAAYAADGYARTKGVSALVTTFGVGELSAINGIAGSYAEKVPVIQIVGSPTMAVQNAHKLVHHTLGDGKFDHFENMHESVTEAIGSLTKENAATEIDRVLRAAVLKRRPVYLNLPIDVAEMVVEKPSEPLLPKQASLSAREVELVHELEKVLQQAKSPVVLAGNELASFHLETYLADFIHKFHLPITTLPFGKGVFNEEDEHYLGVYAGSPTEEGLRKRVDTADLVVALGAKLTDSATSGFSYDFSEKQLFSLASDEVIVKEEHLEGIHLPAIMKALRSIDYQGYQGDIQPMARLKSIKPTNQLLTQRHFWEAIEGFLEKGDTAVAEQGTSFFGLSTVPLKSEMSFIGQPLWGSIGYTFPAMLGSQLANPSSRHLLFIGDGSLQLTIQELGMALREKLTPIVFVINNNGYTVEREIHGPNELYNDIPMWDYQKLPLVFGGSQQTVTTYKVTTEVELANALKAARLDNNRLQWIEVVMDQTDAPELLMKLGKIFAKQNS
- a CDS encoding MmcQ/YjbR family DNA-binding protein yields the protein MSIASRQALLIAEGKKLAGAKVALKEEWGSMAFTVGDKLFALMGENKDGKEIITIKGLPEDNERIREDYQSVTYGYYMNKTHWISIDLATTELEDGHLLELLKKSYRLIVEKLPKKIQQELQDTTNVN
- a CDS encoding asparaginase, encoding MKNILVLHTGGTIAMSEDQTTGKVAPSSENPLLNQGHLFENLAHLVVEDLFQLPSPHMTPVEMLILKNRIEKAITHEGIDGVIVTHGTDTLEETAYFLDITLDHNIPIVVTGAMRSSNEIGSDGLYNFQSAVWVATCEEAKDKGVLVVMNDEIHTARYVTKTHTTNVATFRTPTFGPIGLIAKNKVLFFQELIAEEKFEVNAISQNVYLLKAYAGMDGSLLQALDNPSTDGLVIEALGAGNLPPHTLPALETLLNRGIPVVLVSRCFNGVAQDVYDYAGGGKRLKEMGVIFTNGLNGPKARIKLMVALTKYKDIDSIKKYF